One genomic window of Polaromonas sp. SP1 includes the following:
- a CDS encoding rubrerythrin family protein, producing the protein MAALKGSRTEENLKAAFAGESQANRRYLYFANKADVEGQPDVAALFRSTAEGETGHAHGHLEWLEQCGDPATGLPFGGTRDNLKSAVAGETHEYTDMYPGMAKTARDEGHDEVADWFETLAKAERSHANRYSKALAELVD; encoded by the coding sequence ATGGCTGCTCTCAAAGGCTCCAGGACGGAAGAGAACCTGAAAGCCGCATTTGCCGGCGAATCACAGGCCAACCGCCGCTACCTCTATTTCGCGAACAAGGCTGACGTTGAAGGCCAGCCCGATGTCGCAGCGCTGTTCCGCTCCACGGCGGAAGGTGAAACCGGCCATGCCCACGGCCACCTCGAATGGCTGGAGCAGTGCGGTGACCCCGCCACCGGCCTGCCGTTTGGCGGTACGCGCGACAACCTCAAGTCCGCCGTCGCCGGCGAAACCCATGAGTACACCGACATGTACCCCGGCATGGCCAAAACTGCCCGCGACGAAGGCCACGACGAAGTGGCCGACTGGTTTGAAACCCTGGCCAAAGCCGAGCGCTCGCATGCCAATCGCTATTCGAAAGCATTGGCTGAGTTGGTCGACTGA